One genomic window of Brevundimonas vesicularis includes the following:
- a CDS encoding recombinase XerD encodes MSQPDLFRLPRKPWNAGRMTGAKAPLKPKHIWAIRQHLKSVGSIRDLAMFNIALDAKRARPTPTAA; translated from the coding sequence ATGAGCCAGCCCGATCTGTTTCGTTTACCCCGCAAACCCTGGAACGCTGGTCGAATGACCGGTGCGAAGGCCCCACTCAAGCCAAAGCACATCTGGGCGATCCGTCAGCACCTGAAGTCCGTTGGATCGATACGGGATCTTGCGATGTTCAACATCGCATTGGACGCCAAAAGGGCACGCCCTACGCCGACCGCGGCCTGA
- the arsH gene encoding arsenical resistance protein ArsH produces MNRLRDLPDASHLPALDAAYLSNTPALGLEAGDPPPRILLLYGSLRERSFSRLCVEEAARLLRHMGCETRIFDPSDLPLTDQVAGDDHPAVHELREHASWSEGMVWCSPERHGQVSGIMKLQIDHLPLNIGGMRPTQGRTLAVMQVSGGSQSFNAVNTLRLLGRWMRMITIPNQSSVAKAFTEFDDAGRMKPSAYYDRIVDVMEELVRFTVLTRPHAHMLVDRYSERKAGGLPADAAADLSAIAVAEK; encoded by the coding sequence ATGAACCGCCTTCGCGATCTGCCTGATGCCAGCCATCTGCCGGCGCTCGATGCGGCCTATCTTTCGAATACGCCGGCGCTGGGTCTCGAAGCCGGTGATCCCCCGCCCCGCATCCTGCTGCTTTATGGCTCGCTGCGTGAGCGGTCCTTCTCACGCCTCTGCGTCGAGGAGGCGGCCCGCCTGCTTCGCCACATGGGGTGCGAGACCCGCATCTTCGATCCGTCCGACCTGCCCCTGACCGATCAGGTGGCGGGCGACGATCATCCCGCCGTGCACGAGCTGCGTGAGCACGCCTCGTGGTCCGAGGGCATGGTCTGGTGCAGCCCCGAACGCCACGGCCAGGTATCCGGGATCATGAAACTTCAGATCGACCATCTGCCGCTCAACATCGGCGGCATGCGCCCCACCCAGGGCCGCACCCTAGCCGTCATGCAGGTGTCTGGTGGCTCCCAGAGCTTCAACGCCGTCAACACCCTGCGCCTGCTCGGGCGCTGGATGCGGATGATCACCATCCCCAATCAATCCAGCGTCGCCAAGGCTTTCACGGAGTTCGACGATGCAGGCCGGATGAAGCCGTCGGCCTATTACGACCGCATCGTCGATGTCATGGAGGAACTGGTGCGGTTCACGGTCCTGACCCGACCTCATGCCCACATGCTCGTTGACCGCTATTCCGAGCGAAAGGCTGGCGGATTACCGGCTGATGCCGCTGCGGATCTTTCAGCAATCGCGGTCGCAGAAAAATGA
- a CDS encoding recombinase family protein: protein MIDPITFSATPVLLRCCVWFTSDEKDRSFIPLPLKQAAANNNFVIVREYGCLDIPTDRNIVRKRVISDLKRSVIGAIIAPSLSTVARSHSELQDLASAIGLAGGRLILTDDNLDTDRSGAQAFANVLLATAMWRASINGSDARNQLISYSPAPVQRVAAAPFGFWWSDGRLEPHPLEAPIRLEMYTLFASLRDLAEVTTSLNSRGRRLRRKKRFTPAEVKRIIQDPVSMGLYRGNCKHHHNVDAQAAASSVSVHPIVTKELWSECNNLIDSISRA from the coding sequence ATGATTGACCCGATAACGTTTTCTGCGACGCCAGTTCTCTTGAGATGCTGTGTGTGGTTTACATCCGACGAAAAAGATCGGTCTTTTATACCCCTTCCGCTCAAACAGGCTGCGGCGAATAATAATTTCGTTATTGTTCGAGAGTACGGTTGTTTAGACATCCCTACAGACCGAAATATAGTTCGCAAACGGGTGATAAGCGATCTCAAACGGAGCGTTATAGGCGCGATTATTGCTCCCAGTCTTTCGACCGTCGCGCGCTCGCACTCTGAACTTCAAGACTTAGCGAGCGCTATTGGCCTTGCTGGCGGGCGCCTAATTTTGACTGACGATAACCTGGATACTGATCGTTCCGGCGCTCAGGCGTTTGCGAACGTCTTGCTGGCGACTGCGATGTGGCGTGCGTCAATCAACGGCAGCGACGCCAGAAATCAACTTATCTCTTACTCTCCCGCCCCGGTTCAGCGCGTTGCGGCAGCACCATTTGGGTTTTGGTGGAGCGACGGCCGTTTAGAGCCTCACCCCCTTGAGGCGCCCATCCGCCTTGAGATGTACACCCTTTTCGCCTCCCTCCGGGACTTGGCCGAAGTCACGACGTCTTTGAACAGTCGAGGTCGACGACTACGCAGGAAGAAGCGCTTCACCCCTGCGGAGGTCAAACGGATAATTCAAGATCCAGTGTCTATGGGGTTGTACCGAGGGAACTGTAAACACCACCATAACGTGGATGCTCAAGCAGCTGCCAGCTCAGTTTCCGTCCATCCAATCGTCACAAAAGAACTCTGGTCGGAATGCAATAATCTCATCGATTCTATCAGCCGCGCTTAA
- a CDS encoding TonB-dependent receptor domain-containing protein produces the protein MTLAQTENPSAPVEQTPAAQSQTDIDQTPSTVDEIVVLGRFIPEPNRASPEVAAFLTAEDLQRTGDSSAAAALTRVTGLSVVEGRFVYVRGLGERYSSALLNGSPLPSPEPLQRVIPLDLFPSDILKGVTVQKTYSASFPGEFGGGVIDLQTLSAPTEAFFTMKASVGADTEFTGRNNLIYFGSRTDFTGFDDGTRSLPGGIDLAFQSGNRIQVGPNYTAAQLRTLGQSLENAPLRLLQKEQTPANLGFSLTGGNAMQTPWGTLGAVFVAGYDNSWKGRQGVRQSGRIDSGQLVLADDYVFRSNENNIGLNLFGSLSLADDDNEIKWTNFYVRTTTKEARSVAGFDDLGGGAYRRTDYTEWFARQLFTTQLSGDHTLGAWDFTWRVAYAKTSRDAPYETQFGYGKNATGDIIHNIQTNRISFSNLDDTIISGGADVSYTLPLSDAREAKFTLGVASSDNDRSSQQRLLHFIAPNGLTPEQQLSRVDYLFSDFNIGSTLQLEEITGSNGASAYDAKLRVNAVYGQVEAEVIPLVNLNLGVRFEDGKQSVNPFDLFGGATGFLPTEINESYVLPAATVTWNFAEDMQLRFGASKTIGRPQFRELAPQQYTDVESDRTFIGNPYLVNTEFLNLDARYEWYFARNQYVTFGLFYKDLDKPVESSVVDQGASISQTFINAPKAIVKGVELEAKKFWEFPDNGLSFISSKRWLVSGNYTYSNSEVKVEDGDTVTTQSSLGVAQPASFYVIDGSRLQGQSDHVANLQFGWEDDTARSQATIIVNYVSKRTSARGRPGEPDLIQDPGVFLDLVYRKDFSVIGQDLGFAIELRNLLGTDYDEYQEQGRKIRINNYDLGSSASVSLTARF, from the coding sequence ATGACACTCGCACAAACCGAAAACCCTTCGGCTCCGGTCGAGCAGACCCCGGCGGCTCAGTCGCAAACCGACATCGATCAGACGCCGTCCACCGTCGATGAGATTGTGGTTCTTGGCCGTTTCATCCCTGAGCCGAACCGCGCCAGCCCGGAAGTGGCCGCCTTCCTGACGGCCGAAGACCTGCAACGCACCGGCGATTCTTCCGCCGCCGCAGCCTTGACGCGCGTGACCGGCCTGTCGGTCGTCGAAGGCCGGTTCGTGTATGTCCGCGGTCTGGGTGAGCGCTACTCGTCCGCCCTGCTCAACGGCTCACCTCTGCCCAGCCCTGAGCCGCTTCAACGCGTGATTCCGCTGGACCTGTTCCCGTCCGACATTCTGAAGGGCGTTACTGTTCAAAAAACCTACTCGGCCAGCTTCCCTGGTGAGTTCGGCGGCGGCGTCATAGATCTTCAGACTCTTTCAGCGCCGACCGAAGCCTTCTTCACGATGAAGGCGTCTGTCGGCGCGGATACGGAGTTCACCGGCCGAAACAACCTGATCTATTTCGGATCGCGCACGGACTTCACCGGCTTCGACGACGGCACCCGCAGTCTGCCCGGCGGCATCGACCTCGCGTTCCAATCGGGGAATCGGATTCAGGTCGGGCCAAACTACACGGCTGCTCAGCTTCGGACCCTTGGTCAGTCGCTCGAGAACGCTCCACTGCGACTTCTCCAGAAAGAGCAGACACCTGCGAACCTTGGCTTCAGCCTGACGGGCGGCAACGCCATGCAGACCCCGTGGGGGACGCTGGGCGCCGTTTTCGTCGCGGGCTATGACAACAGCTGGAAGGGTCGCCAGGGCGTGCGACAATCCGGTCGTATCGACAGCGGTCAGCTAGTGCTGGCTGACGACTACGTGTTCCGCTCCAACGAGAACAATATCGGTCTCAATCTGTTCGGCTCGCTCAGCCTCGCCGACGACGACAACGAGATTAAGTGGACCAACTTCTACGTCCGAACCACGACAAAGGAAGCCCGCTCGGTCGCTGGATTTGACGACTTGGGCGGCGGCGCCTATCGCCGTACCGACTACACCGAATGGTTCGCCCGTCAGCTGTTCACCACACAGTTGTCCGGCGATCACACGCTAGGCGCGTGGGATTTCACCTGGCGTGTGGCCTATGCGAAGACCTCGCGTGATGCGCCGTATGAGACCCAGTTCGGCTACGGCAAGAACGCAACTGGCGATATTATCCACAACATCCAGACCAACCGTATTTCGTTCAGCAACCTGGACGACACCATCATCTCGGGCGGCGCGGACGTCAGCTATACTCTGCCGCTTTCGGATGCGCGTGAAGCCAAGTTCACCCTAGGCGTGGCGAGCAGCGACAATGACCGTTCGTCGCAGCAGCGTCTGCTTCACTTCATCGCCCCCAACGGCTTGACCCCGGAACAACAGCTTTCGCGCGTCGATTACCTGTTTTCTGATTTCAACATCGGGTCGACGCTTCAGCTGGAAGAAATCACGGGTTCGAACGGCGCTTCGGCATATGATGCGAAACTGCGTGTCAACGCCGTCTACGGTCAGGTCGAGGCCGAGGTCATACCTCTGGTCAACCTAAACCTCGGCGTCCGGTTCGAAGACGGCAAGCAAAGCGTCAATCCGTTCGACCTCTTCGGTGGGGCGACCGGCTTTCTTCCGACTGAAATCAACGAAAGCTATGTGTTGCCGGCGGCGACTGTGACCTGGAACTTCGCCGAAGACATGCAGTTGCGGTTCGGTGCGTCTAAGACCATCGGGCGGCCCCAGTTCCGCGAACTGGCGCCGCAGCAATACACCGACGTAGAGAGCGACAGGACCTTCATCGGGAACCCGTATTTGGTGAACACCGAGTTCCTGAACCTGGACGCGCGGTACGAATGGTATTTCGCTCGCAACCAGTATGTGACGTTCGGGCTCTTCTACAAGGATTTGGACAAGCCGGTTGAATCCAGCGTCGTCGATCAGGGCGCCAGCATATCCCAGACGTTCATCAACGCCCCGAAGGCGATCGTTAAGGGGGTCGAACTGGAGGCGAAGAAGTTCTGGGAGTTCCCGGACAACGGCCTGTCCTTCATTTCCAGCAAACGCTGGCTTGTTTCCGGCAACTACACCTATTCCAACTCTGAGGTGAAGGTCGAAGACGGGGATACCGTCACGACCCAGTCCAGCCTCGGCGTCGCTCAGCCGGCTTCCTTCTACGTCATTGACGGCAGCCGCCTTCAAGGCCAGTCGGACCATGTCGCGAACCTGCAGTTCGGCTGGGAAGACGATACGGCGAGGTCGCAAGCCACGATCATCGTGAACTACGTCTCCAAAAGGACCTCGGCGCGTGGCCGTCCTGGCGAGCCGGACTTGATTCAGGATCCTGGCGTGTTTCTCGATCTGGTGTACCGCAAGGACTTCAGCGTGATCGGTCAAGATCTCGGATTTGCTATTGAGCTGCGCAATCTCCTCGGCACCGACTACGACGAGTATCAGGAACAGGGCCGCAAGATCCGTATCAACAACTACGATCTCGGATCCAGCGCTTCGGTCAGCCTGACGGCGCGTTTCTAA
- a CDS encoding type II secretion system protein N gives MVALLLVQAGRLVWIVVDPRAPSMAPLPQPPIKPADTSIFQRFDAFFRTGDVSSLADVTNTDATQLRLFGVRSGGSGDGSAIIGLADGRQISVGVGEEVEPGLVLKEVGQNYVTLARGQSVSRLIFSEVPVGAPPPPPPPAGEQVVGPIAPASAPSAPVAVVDPSRLMAQASLRPRMQGMAIKGFTVSGSGDHLAAAGLQSGDVILSVNGNELTGLDRIAALRGQLANSANAEVRFERAGQVQTTTIRTTR, from the coding sequence TTGGTCGCCTTGCTTTTAGTTCAAGCCGGGCGTTTGGTGTGGATCGTGGTCGATCCCCGGGCGCCATCCATGGCCCCGCTGCCGCAGCCGCCGATCAAGCCTGCCGACACCAGCATATTTCAACGCTTCGATGCCTTTTTCCGCACAGGCGATGTAAGCAGCCTGGCTGATGTGACGAACACTGACGCGACCCAGCTTCGCCTGTTCGGCGTGCGCAGTGGCGGCTCAGGGGACGGATCCGCGATTATCGGCCTGGCTGATGGCCGGCAGATTTCCGTAGGGGTTGGCGAGGAAGTCGAACCCGGTTTGGTGCTCAAGGAAGTCGGTCAGAACTATGTGACCCTGGCGCGGGGGCAGTCTGTCAGCCGCCTGATCTTCTCTGAAGTGCCCGTTGGGGCGCCGCCTCCGCCTCCGCCGCCAGCCGGCGAACAGGTGGTCGGTCCTATAGCGCCCGCTTCCGCGCCCTCTGCCCCCGTGGCTGTCGTTGATCCGTCTAGACTGATGGCCCAGGCCTCGCTGCGTCCCCGGATGCAGGGAATGGCCATCAAGGGCTTCACGGTTTCGGGTTCCGGCGACCATCTGGCCGCAGCGGGTCTCCAGTCGGGGGACGTGATTTTGTCCGTCAACGGAAATGAACTGACCGGCCTCGACCGGATCGCCGCCCTCCGGGGCCAGCTTGCCAATAGCGCAAATGCCGAAGTCCGTTTCGAGCGAGCCGGCCAAGTGCAGACGACCACCATAAGGACAACTCGGTGA
- the gspD gene encoding type II secretion system secretin GspD, which produces MNRRSSNLLVGVLSAILLVQGPIAASPAIAQSASRQTMNVQGADIRAFIQDVARMTGRTFIVDPAVTGTVTVTSDKPLSRAELFEVFLSTLRANGLVVTPTGSGAYRISPAAGAAQGPSTVGTERFSTEVFQLRNIDAASAAETIRPLVGAQGQVLPNPAGNSVVVADFADNLTRIRALIGRIDVDRGTFDVLTLQNSSAREIAAVLQTVLAPPGGQPGQGMVSVTPVESSNSVILRGDPAAVARVRPLIEDLDRRAQSADDVKVVFLEHANAEQLLPVLQQIVGQQVTAASANAAPASQARSGGVGQAAAVDTTASAPTTVLPGQKATIARFPGANALVISASADTQRMLAEVIRQLDARRQQVLIEAIVVELSDAAVRELGVQWVLAGEDGNPAGLTNYPNRSTPLAPIAGGAVAGQLDDPKDATVRDQLQRLALNSLLGANGFVGGGGGRIGDGLFGFIINAAKTDEGSNLLQTPSLMTLDNEEATILVGQEVPITTGETLLDGNSNPFRTTQRQDIGVKLTVRPQINAGGSITLHVRQEVSSINGVLTNSSSDLVLNKRELENTMVVDDGAIAVAGGLLDQNDRLSIDKVPGLGDLPGIGALFRSSSRQRGRTNLMIFIRPTIVRSEADAQRLAADRWGYMRRQQMNATPGVEPSLDEMLREYMRATPPEQLPVGAPPVASVAGAPLQPVADGAPPPGGRP; this is translated from the coding sequence GTGAACCGACGCAGTTCCAACCTTCTTGTCGGCGTTTTGTCGGCGATATTGCTCGTACAGGGGCCGATCGCAGCCTCGCCCGCCATCGCCCAATCCGCCAGCCGGCAGACCATGAACGTTCAAGGCGCAGACATCCGCGCGTTCATTCAAGATGTCGCCCGAATGACCGGGCGGACCTTTATCGTCGACCCCGCGGTGACAGGGACCGTCACGGTGACCAGTGACAAGCCACTAAGTCGCGCCGAGCTGTTCGAAGTCTTCCTGTCGACACTGCGCGCCAACGGTCTGGTCGTGACGCCGACAGGGTCAGGCGCATACCGCATCAGTCCAGCGGCCGGTGCGGCGCAAGGCCCGTCGACCGTCGGAACCGAGCGGTTCTCGACCGAGGTATTCCAGCTTCGCAACATCGACGCTGCCTCGGCGGCGGAAACCATTCGACCATTGGTGGGGGCCCAGGGACAGGTCTTGCCGAACCCCGCCGGCAACAGCGTGGTCGTTGCGGACTTTGCCGACAATCTGACGCGTATTCGCGCCCTGATTGGCCGCATCGACGTGGATCGTGGGACATTCGATGTCTTGACGCTGCAGAACTCCTCGGCGCGTGAGATTGCGGCCGTCCTTCAGACGGTTCTTGCACCGCCGGGCGGACAGCCCGGACAAGGCATGGTGTCCGTGACGCCGGTCGAGAGCTCCAACTCCGTTATCCTGCGCGGAGATCCTGCAGCCGTCGCGCGCGTTCGCCCGCTGATCGAAGACCTGGACCGGCGCGCCCAATCGGCGGACGACGTCAAGGTGGTCTTCCTCGAACACGCCAACGCAGAACAGCTTCTGCCCGTCCTGCAGCAGATCGTGGGTCAGCAAGTCACGGCAGCCAGCGCCAATGCCGCGCCTGCAAGCCAGGCCCGGTCGGGCGGAGTCGGTCAGGCGGCGGCTGTGGACACGACAGCATCGGCGCCGACCACCGTATTGCCTGGTCAAAAAGCCACGATCGCGCGTTTCCCCGGTGCAAATGCCCTGGTGATTTCGGCCTCAGCAGATACGCAACGGATGCTCGCCGAAGTGATCCGCCAGCTCGACGCTCGTCGCCAGCAAGTGTTGATTGAGGCGATCGTTGTGGAACTGAGCGATGCGGCGGTCCGCGAGCTTGGCGTGCAATGGGTATTAGCGGGGGAAGACGGCAATCCCGCAGGGCTGACAAACTATCCCAATCGGTCGACCCCTCTGGCGCCGATCGCAGGCGGCGCGGTCGCCGGTCAATTGGACGATCCTAAGGATGCGACCGTCCGTGATCAGCTACAGAGGTTGGCGCTTAACAGTCTGCTGGGTGCGAACGGTTTTGTCGGCGGCGGTGGCGGCCGCATCGGCGACGGCCTGTTCGGCTTTATCATCAATGCGGCGAAGACTGACGAAGGCTCCAACCTGCTGCAGACGCCGTCGCTGATGACCCTCGACAATGAGGAGGCCACAATCCTGGTGGGACAGGAGGTGCCGATCACGACGGGGGAGACGCTGCTCGACGGCAACTCCAATCCCTTCCGAACGACTCAGCGCCAGGACATCGGCGTTAAGTTGACCGTTCGACCTCAGATCAATGCAGGCGGCTCGATCACACTCCACGTGCGTCAAGAGGTGTCGAGCATCAATGGCGTCCTGACGAATTCTTCGTCCGATCTCGTCCTCAACAAGCGAGAGTTGGAGAACACCATGGTCGTCGATGACGGGGCGATTGCGGTCGCCGGCGGCCTGCTCGACCAGAATGACAGGCTGTCGATCGACAAGGTCCCGGGGCTAGGCGACCTGCCCGGCATCGGAGCTCTGTTCCGGTCCTCCAGCCGTCAGCGAGGCCGAACCAACCTGATGATCTTCATCCGTCCGACGATCGTGAGGTCGGAGGCGGACGCCCAAAGGCTGGCCGCTGATCGTTGGGGTTATATGCGCCGGCAGCAAATGAACGCCACGCCAGGTGTTGAGCCCAGCCTGGACGAAATGTTGCGTGAGTATATGCGCGCAACGCCGCCTGAACAGCTTCCAGTCGGCGCCCCCCCTGTCGCATCGGTTGCAGGGGCGCCCCTGCAACCTGTCGCGGATGGCGCTCCGCCCCCTGGCGGTCGCCCATGA
- the gspE gene encoding type II secretion system ATPase GspE encodes MITRINPTLPYGFAKCSGVVLLEAGEVASVGLREGADPACLIEARRVLGRPLKIEHMDQATFDRYLSQIYAGDPLVTGDGDDLGLPGGGMPGGLDSLIDDMPAAADLLDTADDAPVIRLINGVIAEAVRAGASDIHLEPFENELTIRMRVDGVLRGALSLNPRITPLLVSRIKVMARLDIAEKRVPQDGRIPLALGGKTLDVRVSTLPSRGGERVVLRILDKAQADLDLNRLGMDPPVLEAFRAALTEPNGIILVTGPTGSGKTTSLYAGLSLLNDATRNILTVEDPVEYAIDGVGQTQVNTKVGMTFAAGLRAILRQDPDVVMVGEIRDAETASIAVQAALTGHLVLTTVHTNDAAGAITRLRDMGVEPFLLASTLRLIVAQRLVRRLCDECRRPEPADVATAKLAGVAVGQMVWRPHGCARCNQTGYVGRTGLYELVRVDDRVRRLIASEAGEEEIAAVAFAATDGGGRTLSQSARELVVAGVTSVEEAVRVARQETPQDAAHLEIPASPQGVAA; translated from the coding sequence ATGATTACGCGGATCAATCCGACGCTGCCTTATGGTTTCGCCAAGTGCAGCGGCGTGGTCCTGCTCGAGGCCGGCGAAGTCGCCTCGGTGGGCTTGAGGGAAGGGGCCGACCCGGCGTGTCTCATAGAGGCTCGCCGTGTGCTCGGGCGTCCGCTCAAGATTGAACACATGGATCAGGCGACGTTCGATCGTTATCTGTCGCAGATCTATGCGGGCGACCCATTAGTGACCGGCGACGGCGATGATCTGGGTCTGCCGGGCGGCGGCATGCCCGGCGGTCTGGATAGTCTGATCGACGACATGCCGGCCGCCGCCGATCTTCTGGACACCGCCGACGACGCCCCCGTGATCCGGCTGATCAACGGCGTGATTGCCGAAGCGGTCCGGGCGGGAGCCTCCGACATCCATCTGGAGCCGTTTGAAAACGAGCTGACGATCCGGATGAGGGTGGACGGCGTGCTGCGCGGGGCTCTCAGTCTAAACCCGCGGATCACGCCGCTTCTGGTATCGCGCATCAAGGTCATGGCGCGTTTGGACATCGCCGAAAAACGCGTGCCGCAGGATGGAAGGATTCCGCTCGCCCTAGGGGGCAAGACCTTGGACGTTCGTGTCTCGACACTGCCTTCAAGGGGCGGAGAACGTGTCGTGCTGCGCATTCTCGATAAGGCGCAGGCCGATCTGGATCTGAATCGACTCGGCATGGATCCGCCAGTGCTTGAGGCTTTTCGGGCGGCGCTGACAGAGCCCAATGGCATCATATTGGTGACCGGACCCACGGGATCGGGCAAAACGACCAGCCTCTATGCGGGTCTTTCCCTGCTCAATGATGCGACCCGCAACATTCTGACCGTGGAGGATCCGGTCGAATATGCGATCGACGGCGTGGGCCAAACCCAAGTCAACACCAAGGTGGGGATGACTTTCGCCGCCGGACTTCGCGCCATCCTGCGCCAAGATCCGGACGTGGTCATGGTGGGTGAAATTCGGGACGCCGAGACGGCCAGCATCGCCGTTCAGGCGGCGTTGACGGGACACCTTGTCCTGACAACCGTCCATACGAACGACGCGGCGGGCGCCATCACGCGCCTGCGCGACATGGGCGTGGAACCCTTCCTATTGGCCTCGACTCTTCGGCTGATCGTCGCCCAACGGCTGGTGCGACGACTGTGCGACGAGTGTCGACGTCCGGAACCAGCAGATGTCGCAACCGCCAAACTAGCGGGAGTCGCCGTCGGCCAGATGGTGTGGCGACCGCATGGCTGCGCGCGTTGCAACCAAACGGGCTATGTCGGACGCACAGGTCTCTACGAGCTGGTCCGCGTGGACGATCGCGTCCGGCGTTTGATCGCCTCCGAGGCTGGAGAAGAGGAGATCGCCGCGGTCGCGTTCGCGGCGACGGACGGGGGAGGGCGCACCTTGAGCCAGAGCGCCCGTGAACTTGTCGTCGCCGGCGTCACTTCTGTCGAGGAAGCCGTCCGTGTCGCCCGGCAGGAAACCCCGCAGGACGCCGCACACCTTGAGATTCCAGCGTCGCCACAAGGAGTCGCGGCCTGA
- the gspF gene encoding type II secretion system inner membrane protein GspF has translation MALFDYVAVDTAGRTVTGAVAATDDAAVRKTLDRKRLVPLSITPSTSASSRVERAPSGKPGRLGSKALALTTRQLATLVSVAPIEEALRTIALQADRPMVRMILETVHGGVMSGRRLSDAMALEPRAFPPLYRAMVSAGETSGALQSILERLADRLEMDEQVRGKVITALVYPLVLAVVALGVIGALMTFVVPKVVDQFESMGQTLPLLTRLVIGVSELMQNWSWLFALVIAIGALGVAALWRNPSFRLTIDSLQLRLPLVGRLTRDLHGAKMARTLSTMIAAGLPVLEGLTITARTVSNRALRCATETMADTVREGGGLSSAMRRADVFPPILVYMTASGESSGRLEPMLDRAADYLEREFATFTAVMLSLLEPAIIVVMGGIVCLIVLSILLPILQINTLAMG, from the coding sequence ATGGCCTTATTCGACTACGTGGCTGTCGACACGGCGGGCCGAACCGTCACGGGCGCTGTGGCGGCGACGGACGATGCCGCTGTCCGAAAGACCTTGGATCGAAAGCGACTTGTTCCCCTGAGCATCACGCCTTCGACCAGCGCATCGTCCCGCGTCGAACGCGCGCCTTCCGGCAAGCCCGGGCGATTGGGTTCCAAAGCCCTCGCGCTGACGACACGGCAACTGGCGACCCTGGTTTCGGTCGCGCCCATCGAAGAAGCCTTGCGCACGATCGCGCTTCAGGCGGATCGGCCCATGGTGCGAATGATCCTGGAGACCGTGCACGGCGGAGTGATGAGCGGGCGGCGTCTGTCGGATGCGATGGCCCTAGAACCCAGGGCCTTTCCGCCGCTCTATCGCGCGATGGTTTCGGCGGGCGAAACGTCCGGCGCGCTTCAGTCGATCCTTGAGCGCCTAGCCGACAGGCTCGAAATGGATGAACAGGTTCGGGGCAAGGTGATCACGGCCCTGGTCTATCCTCTCGTACTGGCCGTCGTCGCGCTGGGCGTCATCGGGGCCCTGATGACCTTCGTCGTTCCGAAGGTCGTCGATCAGTTCGAAAGCATGGGTCAGACCCTGCCGCTGCTGACGCGCCTGGTTATCGGGGTATCGGAACTGATGCAGAACTGGAGCTGGTTGTTCGCGCTCGTGATCGCCATCGGGGCGCTCGGTGTTGCGGCGCTATGGCGGAACCCGTCCTTCCGACTGACGATCGACAGCCTTCAACTGCGCTTGCCCCTGGTGGGGCGACTGACCCGCGATCTGCATGGCGCAAAGATGGCGCGGACACTGTCGACGATGATCGCCGCTGGGCTTCCGGTTTTGGAGGGTCTGACCATTACCGCCCGCACCGTGTCCAACCGGGCGCTGAGGTGCGCGACCGAGACGATGGCGGATACGGTGCGCGAAGGCGGCGGCCTGTCCAGCGCTATGCGCCGAGCCGACGTTTTTCCGCCCATTCTTGTTTACATGACAGCCTCCGGCGAGAGCAGCGGGCGTCTGGAGCCGATGCTGGACCGCGCCGCCGACTATCTCGAGCGCGAATTCGCGACGTTCACGGCCGTGATGCTGAGCCTGCTGGAGCCGGCGATCATCGTCGTCATGGGCGGGATCGTCTGTTTGATCGTGTTGTCGATCCTGCTGCCCATTCTTCAGATCAATACCCTGGCGATGGGGTGA
- the gspG gene encoding type II secretion system major pseudopilin GspG, producing MTQDQKQAQRRRRAGFTLVELMVVIVIIGLLATVVAINVLPAQGKAMVGKAKADISTLEQAIETYRLDNLTFPDNAQGLQALVTAPQGLSQPDRYRQGGYVRRLPKDPWGRDYQYRRPSTHGGQFDVFSWGADGKEGGEGEDSDLGNWQS from the coding sequence ATGACCCAGGACCAAAAACAGGCGCAACGCCGCCGACGCGCCGGTTTCACCTTAGTGGAGCTGATGGTGGTGATCGTGATCATCGGTCTTTTGGCGACAGTTGTCGCCATCAATGTCCTGCCGGCCCAAGGCAAGGCCATGGTTGGAAAGGCCAAAGCCGATATCTCGACGCTGGAACAGGCGATCGAAACCTATCGGCTCGACAACCTCACCTTCCCGGATAACGCCCAGGGCCTGCAGGCCCTCGTGACAGCGCCCCAAGGCTTGTCGCAGCCCGACCGCTACCGACAAGGCGGCTATGTACGCCGCCTGCCGAAGGATCCCTGGGGCCGCGACTATCAGTATCGCCGCCCCAGCACGCATGGCGGTCAATTTGACGTCTTCTCCTGGGGCGCGGACGGCAAGGAGGGCGGCGAGGGTGAGGATTCGGACCTTGGCAACTGGCAGAGCTAG